From a region of the Fischerella sp. JS2 genome:
- a CDS encoding heavy metal translocating P-type ATPase yields the protein MAHRNHRTPVDSVTEHQQHHYPKEHQPGHLEHGGHAGHGKHAGHSPEIFKRRFFICLVLTLPILYFSTQLQEWLNYEAIAFPGSGWINPVLAIIIYFYGGWVFLKGAWNELHSKIGMMTLIALAITVAFVYSLAVSLGLRGMPFYWELATLVDIMLLGHWVEMASVQGASRALENLAQLVPSQAHRFTNGKVEDVPVNDIQAEDIILIRPGEQVPNDGIVIEGDTNINESFLTGESRPVPKHEGDEVVAGSVNGEGSVKVKVTRIGGDTTINQIMRLVEEAQGSRSRYQVLADRTAYWLTIIAIAAGSLTFFVWLFFSDLLFAVNRTVTVLVITCPHALGLAIPLVIANSTGLAAKNGILVRNRDALERAKDIKNMAFDKTGTLTEGRFAVQRVVSDSIAEEQALAIAAALETSSEHPLAKAVVEAAERRQLHLPQMSDFKTVTGRGVEGKVNGETYQIGRPEWVEEQNLNLPSSLRQGLNTADERGESAVVLMTSKSAVAVISMADQVRERAREAVKKLKEKNIQVIMITGDAEAVARTVAEDLGIDRYYARVLPEDKVNIIKQLKQEGATAFVGDGINDAAALLEANIGIAIGAGTNVAIESADLVLIEDDPLDAVKALNLAQKTYSKMIQNLAWATGYNVIAIPLAAGVLYTWGFLLSPAVGALLMSLSTVIVAINAVMLRRAKLA from the coding sequence ATGGCACATCGCAACCATAGAACACCTGTTGACTCTGTTACAGAACATCAGCAACATCACTACCCTAAAGAACATCAACCAGGACATTTGGAACACGGTGGACACGCTGGACATGGTAAACACGCTGGACACAGCCCGGAAATTTTCAAACGTCGCTTTTTTATCTGCCTGGTTCTGACTTTACCAATCTTATATTTTTCCACCCAATTACAAGAATGGTTGAATTACGAAGCGATCGCCTTTCCTGGTTCGGGGTGGATTAACCCGGTTTTAGCAATCATCATCTATTTCTATGGCGGTTGGGTATTTTTAAAAGGTGCTTGGAACGAACTGCACAGCAAAATCGGGATGATGACCTTGATTGCACTGGCAATCACAGTAGCATTTGTCTATAGCTTGGCAGTTTCTCTGGGTTTACGGGGGATGCCTTTTTATTGGGAATTAGCAACCCTAGTAGATATCATGTTGCTGGGACATTGGGTAGAAATGGCGTCAGTTCAAGGTGCTAGTCGGGCTTTGGAAAATTTAGCACAATTAGTACCTTCTCAAGCTCATCGCTTTACTAACGGTAAAGTTGAGGATGTGCCAGTTAACGACATTCAAGCAGAAGATATTATCTTAATTCGTCCGGGCGAACAGGTTCCCAATGATGGGATTGTCATTGAGGGAGACACCAATATTAATGAATCTTTTCTTACAGGTGAATCTCGTCCTGTTCCTAAACATGAAGGTGATGAAGTCGTAGCTGGTTCGGTTAACGGTGAAGGTTCGGTAAAAGTTAAAGTTACTCGTATTGGTGGTGACACGACAATTAATCAGATTATGCGCTTGGTAGAAGAGGCGCAGGGTTCAAGAAGTAGATATCAAGTTTTAGCAGACCGCACAGCTTACTGGTTAACTATCATTGCGATCGCTGCTGGTAGTCTCACTTTCTTTGTTTGGCTGTTTTTTAGCGATTTACTCTTTGCTGTCAACCGTACTGTTACCGTATTAGTTATCACTTGTCCCCACGCCCTTGGTTTAGCGATTCCTTTGGTAATTGCCAACTCTACTGGTTTAGCTGCTAAAAACGGCATTTTGGTAAGAAACCGAGATGCTTTAGAACGGGCAAAAGATATTAAAAATATGGCGTTCGATAAAACTGGAACTCTGACAGAAGGACGCTTTGCAGTTCAAAGAGTTGTTAGCGACTCTATTGCAGAAGAACAAGCCTTAGCAATAGCCGCAGCTTTGGAAACTTCTTCCGAACACCCGTTAGCTAAAGCAGTGGTGGAAGCCGCCGAACGCCGCCAACTGCATTTACCCCAAATGAGCGATTTTAAGACAGTAACGGGTCGGGGTGTGGAGGGGAAAGTTAACGGTGAAACTTACCAAATCGGTCGTCCGGAATGGGTGGAAGAACAAAATCTGAATTTACCATCATCTCTACGTCAAGGACTAAATACAGCAGACGAACGCGGAGAAAGTGCGGTAGTTTTAATGACTTCTAAAAGTGCTGTTGCCGTAATTTCAATGGCTGACCAAGTGCGAGAACGGGCGCGAGAAGCGGTAAAGAAGTTAAAGGAAAAAAATATTCAAGTAATCATGATTACTGGAGATGCGGAAGCTGTAGCCCGGACTGTTGCCGAGGATTTAGGTATTGATCGTTATTATGCCCGCGTTTTGCCAGAAGACAAGGTTAATATTATCAAACAATTGAAACAAGAAGGTGCAACAGCTTTTGTTGGCGATGGAATTAACGATGCAGCTGCACTTTTAGAAGCTAATATTGGGATTGCGATCGGTGCAGGAACTAATGTGGCAATTGAATCTGCGGACTTAGTGTTGATTGAAGATGATCCTTTAGATGCGGTTAAAGCCCTCAATCTAGCACAAAAAACTTACAGCAAAATGATTCAAAATTTGGCATGGGCAACAGGTTACAACGTAATTGCCATCCCCCTGGCTGCTGGTGTGCTTTATACCTGGGGATTTTTGCTTTCGCCAGCAGTGGGGGCGTTGTTAATGAGTTTATCAACTGTGATTGTGGCAATTAACGCTGTGATGTTGCGACGAGCGAAGTTGGCTTAG